In Pyxidicoccus xibeiensis, the following proteins share a genomic window:
- a CDS encoding VOC family protein, translating into MKIVVCSVMVDDQAKALKFYTEVLGFEKKTDVPVGEYRWLTVVAPEGAHGVELLLEPNAHRAAKVFQKALFDDGIPATSFGSTDIHAEYERLSQRGVVFRTKPTQMGPVTIAVFEDTCGNLIQLAQT; encoded by the coding sequence ATGAAGATTGTCGTGTGCAGTGTGATGGTGGACGACCAGGCGAAGGCCCTGAAGTTCTATACGGAGGTGCTCGGCTTCGAGAAGAAGACGGACGTGCCGGTGGGGGAGTACCGCTGGCTGACGGTCGTCGCCCCCGAGGGCGCGCACGGCGTGGAGCTGCTGCTCGAGCCCAATGCGCACCGGGCCGCGAAGGTGTTCCAGAAGGCCCTCTTCGACGACGGGATTCCCGCGACGTCCTTTGGCTCCACGGACATCCATGCGGAGTACGAGCGGCTGAGCCAGCGGGGCGTGGTGTTCCGCACGAAGCCGACGCAGATGGGGCCCGTCACCATCGCCGTGTTCGAGGACACGTGCGGCAACCTCATCCAGCTCGCGCAGACCTGA
- a CDS encoding DUF2231 domain-containing protein gives MKREMLLHELHPSVVHAPLALLPTAAVADLISVVTGDGAWGKVARRVWVAGTLSGLFAGVAGLAASQEVRLDSPRARDMTFLHGLGNAVILLGATGVTAFRLKREPTLTSAVVGLAACGLALYTATLGGKMVYELGVGVNPMPDDAPQGTLKGPPVLSRAAPAALVKDALRGVKWLVTRARELVSGERPLAPGAEGLRSSEDDTLQLPLGSAHVLGRPVPQA, from the coding sequence ATGAAGAGGGAGATGTTGCTGCACGAGCTGCACCCGTCAGTGGTTCACGCGCCGCTGGCGCTGCTGCCCACGGCGGCGGTGGCGGACCTCATCTCGGTCGTCACGGGCGATGGGGCCTGGGGGAAGGTGGCCCGGCGCGTGTGGGTGGCGGGCACGCTGAGCGGGCTGTTCGCGGGTGTCGCCGGACTGGCGGCCAGCCAGGAGGTGCGGCTGGATTCGCCGCGCGCCCGGGACATGACCTTCCTCCACGGGCTGGGCAACGCGGTCATCCTGCTGGGTGCCACCGGCGTGACGGCCTTCCGCCTGAAGCGCGAGCCCACCCTCACCAGCGCGGTGGTGGGGCTGGCCGCGTGCGGGCTGGCGCTCTACACGGCGACGCTCGGCGGGAAGATGGTCTACGAGCTGGGCGTGGGCGTGAATCCCATGCCCGACGACGCGCCGCAGGGGACGCTGAAGGGGCCGCCGGTGCTGTCACGCGCCGCACCCGCGGCGCTGGTGAAGGACGCGCTCCGGGGCGTGAAGTGGCTGGTGACGCGGGCGCGCGAGCTCGTCTCCGGTGAGCGGCCGCTGGCCCCCGGCGCCGAGGGCCTCCGCTCCAGCGAGGACGACACGCTGCAACTGCCGCTCGGCTCGGCCCACGTACTGGGACGGCCCGTCCCCCAGGCCTGA
- a CDS encoding LysR family transcriptional regulator, with amino-acid sequence MSLTHLQSFVAVAEECHVGRAAKRLHLTQPPLSRHILCLEDELGTRLFERTRQGMRLLPAGEAFLLHARRILAEVDAAVHTVKGLTASRPGG; translated from the coding sequence GTGAGCCTCACGCACCTCCAGTCCTTCGTCGCCGTGGCCGAGGAGTGCCACGTGGGCCGCGCCGCGAAGCGGCTCCACCTCACCCAGCCGCCGCTCAGCCGCCACATCCTCTGCCTGGAGGACGAGCTGGGCACCCGCCTGTTCGAGCGGACGCGCCAGGGCATGCGCCTGCTACCGGCGGGTGAGGCCTTCCTCCTCCACGCGCGTCGCATCCTCGCGGAGGTCGACGCTGCCGTGCACACCGTGAAGGGCCTCACCGCCAGTCGCCCGGGCGGCTGA
- the map gene encoding type I methionyl aminopeptidase, protein MSIPLFKGAEVERLRRASQAAAGTLAYVASRLAPGISTADIDAWVREDTARRGGRPSQLGFHGFPATVCTSRNHVVCHGIPRPDEHLAPGDIINVDVTTFLDGFHGDTSATFLIGEVSAEARHVADVARRCRDAGIAVVRHGARLGDIGAAIEELAHKEGCSVVEEFGGHGIGHQMHAPPVVSHVGRRGTGLKLRSGMVITIEPMVNLGRKGIRLLPDGWTVVTEDGSLSAQFEHTLLVTREGCEVLTRQELPLSIPVSPSRVASLPGGMNVPSTPPLPGEAGERATPR, encoded by the coding sequence ATGTCGATTCCACTGTTCAAGGGCGCGGAGGTGGAGCGCCTGCGCCGCGCGAGTCAGGCCGCGGCGGGCACGCTGGCCTACGTCGCGTCCCGCCTGGCTCCTGGCATCTCCACCGCCGACATCGATGCGTGGGTGCGCGAGGACACGGCCCGCCGGGGCGGCAGGCCCAGCCAGCTCGGCTTCCACGGCTTCCCGGCGACGGTGTGCACCAGCCGCAACCACGTCGTGTGCCACGGCATCCCCCGCCCGGACGAGCACCTGGCCCCCGGAGACATCATCAACGTGGACGTGACGACGTTCCTGGATGGCTTCCATGGGGACACCTCGGCCACGTTCCTCATCGGTGAGGTGTCGGCGGAGGCGCGGCACGTCGCGGACGTGGCGCGCCGGTGCCGGGACGCGGGAATCGCTGTGGTGCGCCATGGCGCGAGGCTGGGCGACATCGGCGCGGCCATCGAGGAGCTGGCCCACAAGGAGGGCTGCAGCGTGGTGGAGGAGTTCGGGGGCCATGGCATCGGCCACCAGATGCATGCGCCTCCCGTCGTGTCCCACGTGGGCCGGCGCGGCACGGGCCTGAAGCTGCGCTCGGGCATGGTCATCACCATCGAGCCCATGGTGAACCTGGGGCGCAAGGGCATCCGCCTGCTCCCCGACGGCTGGACGGTGGTGACGGAGGACGGGAGCCTCTCCGCCCAGTTCGAGCACACCCTCCTCGTCACCCGCGAGGGCTGCGAGGTGCTCACCCGCCAGGAGCTGCCGCTGTCCATCCCCGTGTCTCCCAGCCGGGTCGCTTCGCTGCCGGGCGGAATGAACGTTCCTTCCACTCCCCCGCTCCCGGGGGAGGCGGGGGAGCGGGCCACCCCACGCTGA